The following coding sequences are from one Brienomyrus brachyistius isolate T26 chromosome 2, BBRACH_0.4, whole genome shotgun sequence window:
- the LOC125714356 gene encoding beta-1,4-galactosyltransferase galt-1-like produces the protein MEKTCSKKVFFLSLILLGIMCIIYRIVYKVPLGWNLTIYPHLWGNNLYITADLSNQRVKYLTEQNITPIKDTKHFLVSAYKDHRIDGTIRIISIFRRDDVRRLYCIIGCVQRGNLVTAAEVDIHRDHFGFPYQTTDLLCKTDPKCDATNVTISNTPYTSDIPDMIFLPIRNRERNEHNFKHNFTVCISNLFGTYNNVLQFVQTIEVYKLLGIEKVVIYNTSCGPDLDKVLQYYREEGTLEIHQWPIDQFLNPSKGWNFEQHKGDLHYYGQLTTLNDCIYRNMYRSKYLLLNDIDEIIVPYQHATLEHLLEDLQRQNPTVGVFLIENHIFPKTLFDDTGRFHLAQWEKVPGINIMEHIYREPDRKHVYNPTKMIINPRQVVQTSVHSVLKNYGDTLRVPPGVSRIVHVRVPLQGTLTKEQLIVDTKLWEYQKDLVPNIDSVLNKSGIYD, from the coding sequence ATGGAGAAGACTTGttcaaaaaaagttttttttttgtcattaataCTTCTTGGAATTATGTGTATCATCTATAGGATAGTCTATAAAGTTCCCTTAGGGTGGAATCTGACTATATATCCACATTTATGGGgcaataatttatatataacagCTGATCTGAGTAATCAGCGTGTAAAGTACTTGACTGAGCAAAATATAACGCCGATTAAGGACACAAAGCATTTCCTGGTCTCTGCCTACAAAGATCACAGGATTGATGGAACCATTCGTATCATTAGCATATTTAGGAGGGATGATGTCAGAAGACTGTATTGTATCATTGGATGTGTCCAACGTGGAAATCTGGTTACAGCAGCAGAGGTCGACATACACCGTGATCATTTTGGGTTCCCTTACCAGACCACAGACCTGCTGTGTAAAACTGACCCAAAGTGTGATGCTACAAATGTCACCATCAGTAATACTCCATACACCTCAGACATTCCAGACATGATCTTCCTTCCCATACGAAACAGAGAGAGAAATGAACACAACTTCAAACACAATTTCACTGTCTGCATCTCCAACCTCTTTGGAACATATAACAATGTACTGCAGTTTGTGCAGACCATAGAAGTGTACAAGCTCCTGGGCATAGAGAAAGTGGTCATCTATAACACCAGCTGTGGCCCAGACCTCGATAAGGTTCTGCAGTACTACAGGGAGGAGGGTACACTTGAAATCCACCAATGGCCAATAGATCAGTTCCTCAATCCCTCCAAGGGCTGGAACTTTGAACAGCATAAAGGTGACCTCCATTACTATGGGCAGTTAACTACTCTGAACGACTGTATCTACAGAAACATGTACAGATCCAAGTATCTTCTGCTGAACGACATTGATGAAATAATTGTGCCTTATCAGCACGCTACACTGGAGCATCTCCTGGAGGACCTGCAAAGGCAAAACCCCACAGTAGGAGTCTTTCTTATCGAGAATCATATCTTCCCCAAAACCCTCTTTGATGATACGGGCCGGTTCCATTTAGCACAATGGGAAAAGGTTCCAGGAATAAACATCATGGAACACATCTACCGGGAACCTGACAGGAAACATGTTTACAACCCCACCAAGATGATCATAAACCCCAGGCAAGTGGTGCAGACATCAGTGCATTCAGTGCTGAAGAATTACGGAGACACATTGAGAGTTCCACCTGGTGTGAGCAGAATTGTACATGTCAGAGTTCCTCTACAGGGGACACTCACCAAAGAGCAACTGATTGTGGACACAAAGCTGTGGGAATATCAGAAGGACCTTGTGCCAAATATTGACAGTGTGCTGAATAAGTCAGGGATCTACGACTGA